Sequence from the Cucumis sativus cultivar 9930 chromosome 1, Cucumber_9930_V3, whole genome shotgun sequence genome:
atttgaacCTTTCTCGGTGGTTGAATATATCGTTGAGGATATTTGGATTATGGGTGTGACtcttttatattctattcaaGAATTGGAATCAAACTCCTCAAGTGTTTGCTTTTTCTTCTATCTCTTACCTTATTCTTTGCTTTCTAATTTCTTgatctttttttagtttcaagtTGTAATCTTAAGGTAAGAAACTTAGTTCACTTTCAAGATATTTAGTAGACTTTCTTCTATGGTGATGAATTGTTTTGagtaaaatcaaaactcatATGTTTTTAACTCACAAATAtagtattcaatttttctatcaatatttttttatattattagtgAGTCGATATTTTAGTTGTGTCGGAGAAACATtcataaaaagtaaaagacaaaatgtccattattgtaattataatataaataataggcATGTTAACTTTGTTTAAAagtcataaaatatttatatattaattcaaatttttcgTCAACatgtcaatatttttttcacgtTTTCATGGGTTCAATATCAACATGAAGGATGAATCACGATATTTTCAGGGCATCGTGAAATATCTAAGATACGCAAAatgtaaacaacaaaatatcattaatatgtaattttaatataactaATAGATACGtttaacttgttttaaaaccatgaaatgttttatttttaattttttataaatctttCTCGAAATATACATCAATATCGatattttatctatatttccatcaacatcaacatttTAGACTTTCACTACGAAACCTATTTTCTAATTCCTAAGAACAAAAGTTTACCCTTAAaaagggttttcttttttaactttttacagATTACTAATTCACAAACACTTTTATGATTATCGACTTTGTTTCTAGGGTAAGAACACTACCCATTTTATAACGTATTGGGTTAAGGGCTTATCAtattttcctcattttttCATAGCTTGTTGTATCTTTTggtaagaaaaatggaaattgtGTTAGAGATGGTAATCATGTTAGGGTGTACTGGCTACTCATAACTTTCTCTATCATGGTACGTTAtaaaatgtgtgtgtgtgttttttttcttcatttttctcacaacttgtttgattttaatttttttatcgcGACAAAAGATGATCATTGTATTAGAGCTACAAtgatgtaaaattttatatttgagtaAGAGTCGAGTGATGATACAACGAgaaaagaacataaaagattattgaattataattTGGGTGTGAGCTGGAATTCAATATTCCCATAATTggaatataaaatgaaattttggtGGAAAAAAGAACACATTTTGTGTAACGTTTAATATACTTTGAGGAGTTAACACTACTTTTACTAtgcttttaaaacaattaacatttacattctttttccttttttataactatttattaaatattttataacttaaaacttcataatttttttagttggaaaataaattacaaacatAAAGTTCACTAAAAACATAGAGATGTGAATATAGGggtttctaaaaatatataacaaaccggtaaaatatatttacacgatatagaataataattttgaaaatggaaaaagttcACTAACCACAGTgggaaatacaaaaaatacttCCATCAACATGCAATTAATCGGTCACACGCATGTGTAaatcttcttctaaatgatcatgatgTGCAATCGTGTAGtaaatgatacacgatcatgtagaTAGTATATTAACACCGACCACATGGGCAgatgtaatttttcttctaaacgatcatgatatATGCGATCgtgtaggaaatgatacatGATGGCGTAGTTCATGATACACGGTTGTTAGTTTCTGATAAAcgatagttttgaaaaagctctagtaaatgatcatgtagatcatgatacacgatcgtatAGTTCATGATAAacgatgattttgaaaagcTATTTGGTAAGCGATCATGTAATTCATCTCTGTCCATGAcacgttaaaaaaaataattcaagatTGATgattaattgaaaacaaagataagaatagcaaaaatataatgaaaaagaataataataattatagaacAATGATCctgatttcaaaaaaatattaaaaagaaattgcagaagaagaagaaaatgaagaaatcgaTAATGTGCGAAATTAAAAAACGACAAGGACAAAcctagaatatttaaaaaatgatcgGTTTCATGAACattgtattttgttatacgagttgtaaatattttggtgttttgttatatttataaaaattaacttaaattatattagttAATCACGGGAAACAATTCTTATCCATACCCTCCACCTATGgtttaaagttcaaatagtCACATACttcatatacaaaataaataaataaataaataaatatatatatatatatatatatatatataaaaattagataacaaacaattttagaaaaaaacacttCATACCAAATCTTTcatgcatattgcatatatgacaaataattagatatatcaaaagactctctatttttaaatttgttacttttacagtttagaaaatgtagtgacatgagctctattatcataattttttttgctattgtTGCAAACGtccctaaaaaaataattttgaaatgaaattctaaaatttaaagtccAAATAAGCATAACAGTTATTGAACATATACTCACTCTTCAAAGTCTTAGCTTCAAATCTTCATACCCACATGCAACATAGTTTCAATGCTCGAAAGCTGTATAACAATGGAGTTCTCCTCTTCATAAGAGATTAGGAAAGAAAATCACCatgtactttttctttaacccTTTGCATTCTGATCGAGATTATATCTTAGTTAGTTTTTGTTCAAGTACAACAACAGTGGGGATGGAATAGATGAAAGGTCTCATGTCAATTACCGTTGAGTTAAACTTATTTTGGCTATCTTAACAAGTTGATATTATCCTCGAGTTggcccaaatttcaaatttatactctcaaattaaaaaaaatacataaaattataattagacAACGTTTAAATGAAAGCATTCAACACACGATACACTaaattcaagaaagaaaatgaaccgTTACAACAGtttcataatttcatttaacCTCTGGTCTGAGAGAATTCAATTTGTTGCTTCAATATACGAACACGACAAATTCACATACCAAAAAACGACGCTTTCAACCCGGgaatcaagaaaacaaaaccgaCTATTTGGTCGTATTATTTGACATAGATGTTATGGTAAGTacaaaatttgagaagaaaagaaaaaagagcaactttattaatttttgtgaatgaaatttgtatattgttcttcattttggtgagttttaaattaaattccaaaaatggtaatttgccaaaagcaaaaggaaaaagaaaagggagggTAGTTTGGTGATTtaggaaagagagaaaaacatcCAAAGAGGTGACCTTCTCATTGTATAATAAGAAGAGCCCTCAAAGCCTTACTCTCTCACtgtataattaatatttttgaaaaaaaagaacgatttttttcaaaaagaaaaagcaaaaaatatatttttgggAAATCGGAAGACGTTTTCCAATTGTCCGTGGTGTTTCCTGGTGCTTTATTCCTCCTCTCAGGTAcccatctctctttctctctcatcttCGGTTTTTTTTTCGATTTTCTCTCTCTAGGTATGAATTGAAATCTTCCCTTTTCGTTTATGGGTATGTGTAGGATGTTTGTGGGTATCTTAAATCCTTGAATTTCGAATCAATTTTGCTGTTTTTGTTCgtttttatgataaaattttgtcaatgGGATGAGACcctttagttaattttttagagGAATTGTGTGTTGGGTGTTGATTATAGTTTGAAGTGGGAATGAatttcttgttctgttttgttCAGGAATGAAGCAGATCGAGTATGGGGAATCGTTTATAGTTAATGGGGTTGTTTAAATTTCCATATGCAAAATTGGGTGTTTGGCCATTTGATGTGGGAATCATCGAGGGATTGTCAATTTAAGTTTCTCTGTTCGATTTGATTAGGTTTAAATGATGAAGGGTTGGTTTTGTTGAGGAATTTTGATTGTTGTGATTGTGTTTTCGTGTGGActgaaatttgttttatgtgCGAGGAACAGATGGTAAGGGGAGGGAGAGTCAGTAGTAGGAAAAATTTCAAGAAGAAATTTCGACAAAAAGATAAGGGTTCTGATGATTCAGACGAGGATTATGTTGTTTCGAGTGATGACAATGGAGTTTCTGAGCGTTCTGATGAGGATTATTGTTCCTCTTTAGATGAAAATGCATCAGGAGAGGATAATTATGTTGTGGAGGAAGATTTGGAGGAGCAGCAGCAAAAGAAGGCGAGGAAAAGGGTCGGACCAAAGGCTAGGAATGGTTTACATTCACATGAAGCgaggaagaaaaatggagaaaagagGCGAAGATTTAGTGATCAAGAAGAAGAGGATGGTGGGGATGAGGATGATGAGGATTATAGTGTagataatgataatgattatgaagaggaggaggaggaggaagaagaggaagaggaagatgttgatgttgatgtgGAGGTTGAGGACGAGGACGAGGACTTTTTgctggaagaagaagatttttcAGATGAGGAAGAACCAGTTGTTAGAAAGAGACGAACTAATATGAAACGGGGCCGAATTGGGCTGCGGAAAAATAACGTTGGCAAAGTTTGCAAAAAGAGGAAGCCAAAGGCTGCAAAGAAACCTTCAAGGAATAAGCGGAGAAAGAAGAGTGGCCCACAGACTGTACGAAACtcagatgatgatgatgatgatttttCCGACAATTACCCTACGATGAAGATTACAAGAAGGAAAAGGCCAGTTTCAAAGCGGAAAAGATATGTCGTGCAATCAGACCTAGATGGCCTCCTTTCTGGGTCATCAGATTATGAATATACCATCTctgaagaagagagagagcaGGTGAGAGAAGCTGAGAGGTTGTGTGGTCAATTGAGAAATCGAACAAGGACTGTACCTTCACCCCCAAGGATTGAGGATGCTGATCTATGCCAGCAGAGAAAAACTCGACCTCCTGTTAGGAAGGGAAAAGAGAAAGTGGAGGCAATCAAGGCCGAGGTGATAAAGCAAGTATGTGGGATATGCCTATCGGAAGAAGATAAGCGGAGAGTTCGGGGAACACTTAATTGTTGTTCCCacttcttttgtttctcttgTATTATGGAGTGGGCAAAGGTTGAATCACGATGTCCTTTGTGCAAGCAGAGGTTTCAAACAATCAGTAAACCTGGAAGATCTACAGCTGGAATTGACTTAAGAGAATTTGTTGTACAGGTTCCCGAGCGTGATCAGGTATACTCATAGTTTGCATCTTGTTCTTATTTTCCTACCTGTTGCTtctataaatttcttgtattttGCATCCTTCAGGTTTATCAACCATCCGAGGAAGAATTGAGGAGTTATCTCGATCCCTACGAGAATGTCATCTGTATCGAGTGTCATGAAGGTGGGGATGATAATCTTATGTTACTATGTGATCTTTGTGACTCACCGGCACACACCTACTGCGTTGGTCTTGGTAGAGAAGTACCAGAAGGAAATTGGTACTGTGCAGATTGTAGAACCATTGCTCTAGGATCATCAAGTCCACAGCCTTCAAATCGACTGTCTGAACGAAGAACCACCAACAATTTGTTTAACAGAACGTTCCCTGTTGCAAATCGAGATGGTTTAGACTTGAATTCCATATCCTCACCTCGTACCCCATATGTTCAAGGATTTCCAAACATTCCATCACCTCGATTACCTGTGGAAGTGCAATCAACTTCTCCCATGTCTCAAGCAGTCGCACCAACTTTAACAAGGAGACGCATTCTTCGGTTGCACATCAATAACATGCGTTCTTCGAGTCAAATGGGTTTAGTAATCAATAGAACGGATGGTGTTTCTGCTATTAACCCTTTTGGTGGAGGCACCTTAAGTTTGCAGACGGGTCAGAGCAGGGAATCAACAGACGAACATATGAGAACACAAGAAATGGCTATACCGAGCCAAACTCTGTTTGGGGAAACCTTATTACATGACAGTCGCTCTCAAATGATGCAACATGGTGGTTTCCTGGACCCTGAAACAAGCCATTTGCCCAGGCAAGCATTGCAAGATCCTCACCATAGCACGCTAACAGATAGGCCTAGCAGCAATGGAACAATTATGAACCCTTTGAGGGGATTAGCAGTTGAAAATACGGTAACAGTTGATAGAAATTTGAATGGAGTGTTGAGATCCGAGCTTGCAACAGTGAATTCGCTACCAAACTGCGAACAGATTCATCACTACAGCAACGCAATAAACACAGCTTCTGATAACATTTCACTGCCCAATTTGGTTGTAGACGAAAAGAATTATTGTGCAGCAAGAGAGCAACTACAACCAATTATTGATCGCCATTTGAAGAACTTATCCAGAGATATTGATCTAGGTATATTCATACTTACCTTTAGTCCACATTTTACCATTGTagaaattcaatcaaaatggACCGtgatttaaagttaattttgttGCTACtcgtaatttctttttatcttctgGTTCAGGTCAAAGCACAGCAGATGACATTGCGACTAAAGCAACTAGCACTATTTTACGCGCATGTGGATACGAACACTCAATAAACAATGCATATAGATCATCACCACCATCACAATGTTCCCACATTGAATTGGCAATAGGGGAAGGGCAAAGAAGCCTAATAAAAGGCCTCTGCTTGCCTTGTTTTGACTCGTATGTTCGGGACGTAGTGAAGAAGATTACAGACGACGTGTCATGGTTGAATCTTAGACTATAGGGATTGTTCAAAAAGCAGGCTGCTTTTTTTCTACCCCATTAGTTTGAAGATTAAATTGTTGTTAACATGTCCATAGAATTGATTCACTGACATTTAAGTCATAGTTTTATTGTTCCAGTTACATGTCATTCCCAATTATTGAAATGAAGTTATTCAAGAAGTTACTTATTGCGAATTTAAGCTTCTAAAAgattattacttttcttttatcttcttttccttttttttttttttttttttttttgaaaaaaagaggggGTACAAAGGgagttttgatttctttttctctccccCTCTTTCACTTAAGCAtgaccaaattaaaaaacagGAAATGGAAGTCTTGTCATGCCTAAGAATTGGTGTTTTACAAACAACATAAATTACACTACACCTTATTTTGACACTCTCATTGAAGCATATTAGTATTTTTAGAGCTACAAACAAACCAAGGAGGGCCTTTTGTGAATTTTACATCCACTATTGCAGCAGCCAACTTTGATGTGTGCAATGACTCATAAATTATCATCAAGGATGGTCGACATTAACAGCCCTTGCACAAATGTGCATcgttttgttttctcttccttATCTTGTACGGACAAGGGCGACGACGGGATGCTCCTGCCACATAAAACCAAGACTTTAGGTTCATGAAATAAATCAATGTGATAATAGACTTCAATGGAAAAGTATCTCCTGATGGCCTTATGTACTTAATGTTCTGTTTCCATATCTACTAAGGCTGGTCCTTGCACTAGCTTGCACCATGTGCTCATTTCAACATAGCCTCATCCACATATTCTATTTCTAGTTCAAATCTTTTGACatcaataatatcaaatagaaCGATAAAAGATAACATTTATTCATTATGCTAGGGTTCTCTTTATTCACTATGCTAGGGATTGGGATTAAAGGAAAGGTATGTCAGCCTACATTAAACTATTCTCATGtcagtaaatattttattaaaaaagaaagtaaaaaagaactCTTTGCTCGAACTTTTCACATTGAACACGATTGAACTTCCCATCGAAGAGATGCTATCTTGTGCACGGACTTGTAAGAGAAACGACATTGTTATAGTGGGAATATATCATTAACTTACCGTTCTACTGATTTGTCTTGAGAATTACTCTTCACGGAGCTTGATTCAGCCAACAAGTGTGGTTGAACACTGCCATAGTCATCAGCCAACGGTAGAATAAATGATGACAGCAATGGGTCAGGCGCTGCATTGGAGGAAGTAAATAAACATGAAGAACCCCCAAAAAGTGACTGCAAATTTCCATCTTGAAGCTCTTTCCTCAATAAAGAGAGTGTTGAGTGTGAACCACCTTTACGAGATTTTCTCTTACGCTGCACGTAACCACTAGTTAAGGAATCTAAACATGGCACTAATTTGCATCCTGCTCAAGTTTCATATATAGCTTGAACAAACATAGAAACAAAGGCATGGGGCGGGGCGGGGCGGGGTGAAGGATGATAATCCCTTGcagagaaaaataaacaaaaatcactGGTAAATATcagaaaacaaacaagttttaaCTTTTCCCCCTctctaagaaagaaaagtcaGAGTAAACTTTGGTGgcaatttatatttatatttcagtCTAATAGAGTTTCCATTCTATTCTTGTAAAACTTAAAAGGTTCCAATAGTAGTGACGCAAACAAGGGACTGATAGAATAAAGGACTGAGAATCAAGCTGATCTCCAAGGAACAAAACTATATGTCGAGCATGAGTACGAAAAAAACCTCATTGAGAGCAAAATCAtacaatggaaaaaataaaatatgaatctaattttAACATGATAGATAGAAGGAtatcttgaaaatatttccatGCTGCAGGGATATATGCGCAACCATGTCAACTCCCACCCTCATTTCACAGACTGGACATACCTGCagttcaataatattttgaatcttaaAACTACTGTAGCTATCATCTTAAAAATGAAGACATACTGAACAAGGAGATGAGGGATAACAGCACTGATATCAAAATTATGTTTCCATGATTAATTGTgcattgaaacaaaaattatatcaagTGACTGAACCTAGATACATTTTCAGTCTCAGGATATGATACAGATCAAGAATTGAAACCAAGATTGCATTGGTTCACAAGAACCAGAAAATTGTAGAGTAACAATTGGCTACAAGTGTGTGATGAGAAGGACACTTTTAGTTCTCCAAAAGGAAACTTAGTACTAGGGGTGAATGAGTATAGCTTGCCCTCGATCAACCTGAGATACATGGAATTTgacacttcatttattttgatcGAAAACGGAGCTTGCAATAATATAGTGTGGAAAGGTGGGACTTGGGAGAATAAGAGATCCTCCTGGATCATTAGCCTTAGAGAGTACAAAATACGCCCTCagtaatatatttagaaatacagtAGTTGGaaaatgtttgatatataaCTCCCATTACAGTTCGCATCATCCTCGCAATCCCCTAAAATACTCGCAAGTCAGACCAACTTTCCAAATAATAACCTAGGGTGCAATCCCCTGTAATACTCTTGCTTTATTCCTAAAGAGAGGACCATGGAAAATTGTTCGAGATATACTTCAAATAAGCATCCTTATTCTAAATATCTTCAAGAGTCAACAGCAAGGGAAATGGATAATACAAGAATAGGTGATTTATTCCCTCCGTACTTTGTTTACATTGGAGATACTAATTTGGTCACCAGCAAGGGGTTTTTCTTATGAAGTCTGTCACACGTGGTAGCACACCCAGAGCTGTCCTGATTACTAATTTACAAGTAAagtttctccattttttttatgtccaATGGTGATTGGGAAAATTAATGCTTTTCTTATGTAATCTCTTTACTTCTCCTGGGAGGGCCCTAAAAATTTGAGATATACAAGCTGTCTTCATATACTACAGAAACGGGGACTATATGAAGGGGAAAATGGGCTGTCTTCTcagttggaaaagaaaagtgcaaAGTTCcatttgagtttctttttttgttttcctattttctttttacaagaACGTAAggcgtgtgtgtgtgtttatgCCAGACAATGATTATGAGaagctaaaacaaaattaactaAGGGAAATATGCAAATAAACTGTTTTGCAAGGATTCATACCCCATTCCTAGCCTCAATAGGATGCTCTTCATCAATGTGACAGCACAATCCGACTATATCAAGATATTCTGAGCAAAATGGGCATGGGAATTCCTCCCTTATATCATCATCTCCTTCAAGATCTTCAAACCCCATGAACATACCTGAATGTTGAGCTACAACAGAATCAGTCCAAAACTGAAGGTGAAGGCAGAAAAGGATACCgagataataattataaaaaggaGTAGAGAGATACATAAAAGCACTGACACATACAAAGGACGATGTATAAAAAACTGAAGCAGCAGGTGATGTCATGGATTACAGCAGAAAATGAGATGCACTGTGTCTTaatatcaaaatcttaaaGTTCCACATAATGTAATCTTATTGACAATCAGGCTTGCTTAAATCATAAGGTACTTCTAGTTACACAAAGAAGACACTACGAAGCATAATCAATTTCtcgtgttaaaaaaaaataacccaaaacaaacttttagCACCCTACAGCCATTGCACAGTTAAAAATAAAGACGGAAAAAGTAGACGGCATGAAACAATCGACCTGTTTTCCATATCTCAACAAGGCAGGATCGAAATTCAAGACTTTGATTTAATTCGCCACCTTCACCACACTtgagcaaaataataataataaatttaacacAAGGCAGAATCAGGATAGCCTTAATTGTGTTAGGAATCGTCAATAGTTTATCCATTTATCCGAGACCAGAAAGAGAAGATTGAGGtaacaaaaaacaatgtaTGGAAAAAGTTCATTTCTCAGAAAACCAATTTATAAAGTGGGGAGCTCCGAATCACTCCAAAGTAAGTAAAGCGgtgaaacaaataaacaaaaaaaaaaaaaataataataataataataacaataaagaaatgaaagagatTCACCTAAACCAGATCGTGATAGAAGAGCAGATTGGTAACGCTTagaagcagaagaaagacGAGCAGTCCAGGAATCAGCATCCATAGCTCTTCCCTAGCAGAAAAAAGATTTGGGTTTTCCAAGTTGAAGCCTCAATCTGCAGAAACTTTGAAGCAAGTTTGAAGAAGCTTACGATCCAAAACAGAGCAACAGCAAATTGAGAACAAAatgaaaaccctaaaaaagagataaaattagggaaaagaaaggaaagtgatgattttttttagagaaatgaGAGTGAGAGATGAGATGAACTGCGAACTGAAAAAATCgattttggttctttttttctctctcaaaggTGAAATTCACAAACCAAAAtgtgaaagagaagaaatataCTTATTCACAactctatatttatatatatatttcttcttcttttttttttctttttcttcttattctctttttttttctttttttaatttgtgttataaaaaaaatacataattagggattttctcaaaaattgaaaaaaaaaactatttacaaaaaaaaccaccaaatttcattacataaatattttgccaatttctctaataaaaaactaaaatggttTATTCCATAAGTTATATTTGGAATAATTTAGAAgacatttatattttacattgaaaaattgattaatagtaaaaaaaatagaaaatttgacaaaatatttactaacatatagtaaaattttttatttgatatccaAAACAATAACATTGATAAGGAGTGATAAATGTCTATCGATTCTATCATAGatagaatacaaaattttatgtagtttttaaatattttagtttattttactattagAATTACTAATATttagcttttaatttatttttactatcacagtaaatattactattaatttttCCTATtcgttttaaaatatttttaaagtttcatattttagaaataacaatttagtgTATGTAACAATAACTTAAACTTGTATATGACCGTCGtatgaaatattattattgatgttctatttacatttcaaaatattactGAGGTATAAACGTTTCAGAAACagtaatttagtttattaacAGTAATGAaactattaaatttgtaacagTTTAATTAACCTCTAAATTATCATAAACAATCATacaaactttgaatttcttcaaacaatttagtttttatcataaaaaaaatcacatcaaGAGTAAGtgtcaatttttattaagtaacaacttaatctttttattttagaaataaatttgaCTTTCCCAATTATAAATCGTTATAAATGATAATGTACTGTGATTATTACTTTTCATCcaacattctttttttactcCAAAAATAATGTTCTCACAAAGTTTGATGGAAT
This genomic interval carries:
- the LOC101205950 gene encoding uncharacterized protein LOC101205950 isoform X2, encoding MVRGGRVSSRKNFKKKFRQKDKGSDDSDEDYVVSSDDNGVSERSDEDYCSSLDENASGEDNYVVEEDLEEQQQKKARKRVGPKARNGLHSHEARKKNGEKRRRFSDQEEEDGGDEDDEDYSVDNDNDYEEEEEEEEEEEEDVDVDVEVEDEDEDFLLEEEDFSDEEEPVVRKRRTNMKRGRIGLRKNNVGKVCKKRKPKAAKKPSRNKRRKKSGPQTVRNSDDDDDDFSDNYPTMKITRRKRPVSKRKRYVVQSDLDGLLSGSSDYEYTISEEEREQVREAERLCGQLRNRTRTVPSPPRIEDADLCQQRKTRPPVRKGKEKVEAIKAEVIKQVCGICLSEEDKRRVRGTLNCCSHFFCFSCIMEWAKVESRCPLCKQRFQTISKPGRSTAGIDLREFVVQVPERDQVYQPSEEELRSYLDPYENVICIECHEGGDDNLMLLCDLCDSPAHTYCVGLGREVPEGNWYCADCRTIALGSSSPQPSNRLSERRTTNNLFNRTFPVANRDGLDLNSISSPRTPYVQGFPNIPSPRLPVEVQSTSPMSQAVAPTLTRRRILRLHINNMRSSSQMGLVINRTDGVSAINPFGGGTLSLQTGQSRESTDEHMRTQEMAIPSQTLFGETLLHDSRSQMMQHGGFLDPETSHLPRQALQDPHHSTLTDRPSSNGTIMNPLRGLAVENTVTVDRNLNGVLRSELATVNSLPNCEQIHHYSNAINTASDNISLPNLVVDEKNYCAAREQLQPIIDRHLKNLSRDIDLGQSTADDIATKATSTILRACGYEHSINNAYRSSPPSQCSHIELAIGEGQRSLIKGLCLPCFDSYVRDVVKKITDDVSWLNLRL
- the LOC101205950 gene encoding uncharacterized protein LOC101205950 isoform X1; translated protein: MCEEQMVRGGRVSSRKNFKKKFRQKDKGSDDSDEDYVVSSDDNGVSERSDEDYCSSLDENASGEDNYVVEEDLEEQQQKKARKRVGPKARNGLHSHEARKKNGEKRRRFSDQEEEDGGDEDDEDYSVDNDNDYEEEEEEEEEEEEDVDVDVEVEDEDEDFLLEEEDFSDEEEPVVRKRRTNMKRGRIGLRKNNVGKVCKKRKPKAAKKPSRNKRRKKSGPQTVRNSDDDDDDFSDNYPTMKITRRKRPVSKRKRYVVQSDLDGLLSGSSDYEYTISEEEREQVREAERLCGQLRNRTRTVPSPPRIEDADLCQQRKTRPPVRKGKEKVEAIKAEVIKQVCGICLSEEDKRRVRGTLNCCSHFFCFSCIMEWAKVESRCPLCKQRFQTISKPGRSTAGIDLREFVVQVPERDQVYQPSEEELRSYLDPYENVICIECHEGGDDNLMLLCDLCDSPAHTYCVGLGREVPEGNWYCADCRTIALGSSSPQPSNRLSERRTTNNLFNRTFPVANRDGLDLNSISSPRTPYVQGFPNIPSPRLPVEVQSTSPMSQAVAPTLTRRRILRLHINNMRSSSQMGLVINRTDGVSAINPFGGGTLSLQTGQSRESTDEHMRTQEMAIPSQTLFGETLLHDSRSQMMQHGGFLDPETSHLPRQALQDPHHSTLTDRPSSNGTIMNPLRGLAVENTVTVDRNLNGVLRSELATVNSLPNCEQIHHYSNAINTASDNISLPNLVVDEKNYCAAREQLQPIIDRHLKNLSRDIDLGQSTADDIATKATSTILRACGYEHSINNAYRSSPPSQCSHIELAIGEGQRSLIKGLCLPCFDSYVRDVVKKITDDVSWLNLRL
- the LOC101220732 gene encoding protein DEHYDRATION-INDUCED 19 homolog 3 isoform X1, encoding MDADSWTARLSSASKRYQSALLSRSGLAQHSGMFMGFEDLEGDDDIREEFPCPFCSEYLDIVGLCCHIDEEHPIEARNGVCPVCEMRVGVDMVAHISLQHGNIFKVQRKRKSRKGGSHSTLSLLRKELQDGNLQSLFGGSSCLFTSSNAAPDPLLSSFILPLADDYGSVQPHLLAESSSVKSNSQDKSVERSIPSSPLSVQDKEEKTKRCTFVQGLLMSTILDDNL
- the LOC101220732 gene encoding protein DEHYDRATION-INDUCED 19 homolog 3 isoform X2, yielding MDADSWTARLSSASKRYQSALLSRSGLGMFMGFEDLEGDDDIREEFPCPFCSEYLDIVGLCCHIDEEHPIEARNGVCPVCEMRVGVDMVAHISLQHGNIFKVQRKRKSRKGGSHSTLSLLRKELQDGNLQSLFGGSSCLFTSSNAAPDPLLSSFILPLADDYGSVQPHLLAESSSVKSNSQDKSVERSIPSSPLSVQDKEEKTKRCTFVQGLLMSTILDDNL